The genomic window TCTACCGGGAGTGCGCGCTCGCCCGCCAGCCGCACGACGAGCCCTGTCTCCTCCTGGACCTCCCTCACCGCCGCCTCGTCGGGGAGTTCGCCGGGCCGGATGTGGCCGCCGGGGGGCAGCCACTTGCGGTAGCGGCGATGAAACATGAGCAGGAGCCGCCCTCTGTACGTGACGAACACCGCGACGGTAAAATCTCGCCGGGGGGTAACCGCATTGAGCTGGGGCTCTCTTATCATCGCAGCCATGTGGGTTTTCCTCATCGGCCTTCTCTTGTGGGCGGTTGGCGCCGGTCGTCGCGCCGCTGGGTCCAGTGACTACCGGCTGCAGGCCCGTCTCGTCGACGTGAAGCCGCGTGCGCCTTCCCCCGCGCCAAAGCCCGTGGCCGCAGCCGCGGCCGCAGACGCAGCGGCCACAGCGGCTCCGGCAGCACCGGCCGGCTCATCCGCCGCACCGGCTGCTGCGGCTGCAGGCGAGAAGCCGGGCGTGCGGGTCAAGGAGCGGCCTGCGGCCGCGACCCCCGGCCCGGAGGCCACGGGGGCCACGCCGCGTTGAAAGCCCTCTCCCTCTCCCCTCAGGCTGGCGGGGTCAGGAACCCCGTCAGCTCGCAACCGGTAGCCTGACGGGCGACCTCGACCGGTTCGCCTGCCAGGACGCGCTCCGCCAGATCCTCGACCGCCTGGGACAGCGAACGGTCTTCGCTGTCCACCGGCGGCACCCTTTGCCGAACCCACGAGAATACGGCGGCGCCGGCCGGGCTCAGCGGCGCGTCCCGGAACTCGACCGCCTGCGCGGCGCAGATCAGTTCGAGGGCGCAGACCCGGGCCAGCCGCTCCACGCTCCCCTTCAGGGCCCGGGCGGCCGTCGCCCCCAAGCTCACCACGTCCTCCTGCCCGGCGGAGGTGGGGATGGTGTGCACGGAGGCCGGCGCAGCGAGGAAGCGCAGTTCGCCGGCCAGAGCCGCCGCTACGTACTGGGCCATCATGAGGCCCGACTGGAGCCCGCTCCTGCGGCTCAGAAACGGTGGGAGCCCTCCGCTCAGGTGCGGGTTCACGAGCCGGTCGATGCGGCGCTCGCTGATACCGGCAAGGGTCGCGACCCCCACGCGGCAGCCATCCCACGCCACCGCCAGCGGCTGCGCGTGGAAGTTGGCGCCCGAGAGGATGGCCCCGTCCTCGGGGAAGACCAGCGGGTTGTCGACGGCGCTGTCCATCTCCGTGGCCGCCACCCGGGCGGCCCAGGCAAACGCCTCCCGGGCGGCGCCATGCACGGCCGGGGCGGCGCGCAGCGAATAGGCGTCCTGCGGCGGCCCCTCGCCCGGCGAGCGCAGCCGGCGGCTGCCGGCGAGCAGCTTGCGAAGATTGCCGGCGACGGCGGCAACCTGGGGGTGAGGCCGCGCGGCGGCCAGGCGTTCGTCGAAGGGTTCGGCGCTGCCCGCCAGGGCCTCGATACTCAGCGCGCACGCCACGTCCAGCGCCAGGGTCACCCGTTCCAGCTTGCCCAGCGCCAGCGTGCCGATGGCGGTGGTCACTTCCGTTCCGTTGACGAGGGCCAGGCCTTCCTTGAGCTCGGGGCGCAGGGGTTGGAGCCCCGCTTCCTCCAGGGCTGACGCGGCCGGCATTCGCCTGCCGGCGCGCCACGCCTCCCCTTCGCCCATCATGCCCAGGGCCAGGTGGGCCAGGGGCACCAGGTCACCGCTGGCGCCCACCGAGCCCCACGACGGAATGACCGGCACCACGTCCCGGTTGATCATGGCCGCCAGAAGCTCGACCAGGGCGGGGCGGACGCCAGACCGGCCGTGCAGCAGGCTGTTGAGCCGGAGCACCATGACGGCGCGGCTCTCCTCGATCCCGAGCGGCGGACCCACGCCCATGGCATGGCTGCGGATGAGGTTTGCCTGCAGACTGCCGGCAAGTTCCCGCGCCACCTTTACATAGGCCAGGTGGCCGAACCCCGTGTTCAC from Bacillota bacterium includes these protein-coding regions:
- a CDS encoding NUDIX domain-containing protein, which produces MRKTHMAAMIREPQLNAVTPRRDFTVAVFVTYRGRLLLMFHRRYRKWLPPGGHIRPGELPDEAAVREVQEETGLVVRLAGERALPV
- the hutH gene encoding histidine ammonia-lyase; the protein is MAVAGGSHLRPQVAIAPEALARVVRAREVLERAAAGDRPIYGVNTGFGHLAYVKVARELAGSLQANLIRSHAMGVGPPLGIEESRAVMVLRLNSLLHGRSGVRPALVELLAAMINRDVVPVIPSWGSVGASGDLVPLAHLALGMMGEGEAWRAGRRMPAASALEEAGLQPLRPELKEGLALVNGTEVTTAIGTLALGKLERVTLALDVACALSIEALAGSAEPFDERLAAARPHPQVAAVAGNLRKLLAGSRRLRSPGEGPPQDAYSLRAAPAVHGAAREAFAWAARVAATEMDSAVDNPLVFPEDGAILSGANFHAQPLAVAWDGCRVGVATLAGISERRIDRLVNPHLSGGLPPFLSRRSGLQSGLMMAQYVAAALAGELRFLAAPASVHTIPTSAGQEDVVSLGATAARALKGSVERLARVCALELICAAQAVEFRDAPLSPAGAAVFSWVRQRVPPVDSEDRSLSQAVEDLAERVLAGEPVEVARQATGCELTGFLTPPA